The DNA segment GAAACAAAAAATAGTTTTAAAGCCTGTAAATAGATGGACATTTTCAGCATTCCCGTTTCATGGAGTCCATCAGTAAGTACTATTCCTAGTACTTTATCTGGGAAATAGTGAGCATACAAGCGCACATTATAACTACCAAAAGAATTGCCTACTAAAATATATGGTGGCTCAATTCCTGCTATTGTGAGGAGAAAGTCTAACTCTGCGACAATTTGCCTACTCGTCCGTGGATGAGGACTATTATCACTCCAACCATATCCAGCCCGATCATATATGCAAACTCGTGTCAGTTTGGCTATTTCTTCCACAAGTAAATAACCTTCAATTCCACCTAAACTGTGTTCTAAAACCACAGTGGGTCTAGAATGTCCCGCCGTGTAGAGGCGTAAGCGATATCCACCCACATCAATCAGTTTTCCTGGTGGCGACTGTCGATTTTCTATTAAGATAGCGATCGCCTGATAAAAAGTTGTAGCTAATATTAAAATAATTTCGATAGGGGACGACATATGGGCAACGCTCATCAATCAACCTGCATCGAGTATAAGGTTGATTTGTGCTTCTTCTTTCCTATTTTCCCTGCATTATCCCCTTCTACCTCTTCGGCCAGCGCCAGTTATAACGATTCCACTCATATACACCTGGAATTTCGTACTCAGCGCCGTTGTAGAAGCGCACGACGCAATTAGTAGAAGCATCGTCTAGTTGAATTACGATCGCACCAAACCATTCTCGTTTGCAAGGGCCATCATCTTGCACCCATTCCCAGAGGGCATTGGAAACTTCAATGCGATCGCCTATTCTAAGTTTTAGTGCATCCTCAAAATAAGCATATTTGTCAAAATGATGTGACTCAACACGGTTTAGCCACTGCAACCCATACCGTTCTCTCACAAACTGCACATTTCCTGAGTCTTGGTTATGCAGCCAGTCGTTGAGTAACTGCACCTTCCAAGTGCGGTCTTGTTCTTCTTCTGTCTTAACGAAAGCT comes from the Nostoc sp. PCC 7120 = FACHB-418 genome and includes:
- a CDS encoding alpha/beta fold hydrolase, producing the protein MSVAHMSSPIEIILILATTFYQAIAILIENRQSPPGKLIDVGGYRLRLYTAGHSRPTVVLEHSLGGIEGYLLVEEIAKLTRVCIYDRAGYGWSDNSPHPRTSRQIVAELDFLLTIAGIEPPYILVGNSFGSYNVRLYAHYFPDKVLGIVLTDGLHETGMLKMSIYLQALKLFFVSGFFMSILASILGIIRLLNVIGTFEIIKRELIKFPPAVLNPIKRSFCRPKHWITMIRELLNLDKSSRQLHLTRQFRGLPIVSIKANTFFHPSLWTILLPMKAANHLREQMHKQIINLSTDCVQINAEKSGHFVWIDQPELIINAIQIILNKLDGADN